A stretch of the Paenibacillus dendritiformis genome encodes the following:
- a CDS encoding endolytic transglycosylase MltG codes for MFKDRRFLIGLGAGIICGSVLLQLTLIGERAAEPLSEPELRRQAERAGYELIPRGAMANGTGEGGGAMAEGTEEGGGAAQPQAPASGGTPRQEKGGEKQASGGSGPAAKPDSSAAKKQSPPPAEAEQEATVKVAYGSGSRTIAKQLAEAGIVESAEEFERYVAKQKKQGKLRTGTFRFPVPSTLEEALRILTSKPNG; via the coding sequence GTGTTTAAAGATCGTCGGTTTCTTATCGGACTTGGCGCAGGGATAATTTGCGGCAGCGTGCTGCTTCAGCTGACGCTTATCGGCGAGCGCGCCGCCGAGCCGCTGTCGGAGCCGGAACTGCGCAGACAGGCGGAACGGGCCGGTTACGAGCTGATTCCGCGCGGCGCGATGGCGAATGGAACGGGTGAAGGCGGAGGCGCGATGGCGGAAGGAACGGAAGAGGGCGGAGGCGCGGCCCAACCGCAGGCGCCTGCCAGCGGCGGAACGCCGCGTCAGGAGAAGGGCGGGGAGAAGCAAGCGTCCGGCGGCAGCGGGCCGGCTGCGAAGCCGGATTCATCCGCCGCGAAGAAGCAGTCTCCTCCCCCCGCGGAGGCGGAGCAGGAGGCGACGGTTAAGGTGGCCTACGGCAGCGGTTCCCGGACAATCGCCAAGCAGCTGGCCGAGGCGGGAATTGTCGAGAGCGCGGAGGAATTCGAACGCTATGTAGCCAAGCAGAAGAAGCAAGGAAAGCTGCGGACGGGCACGTTCCGGTTCCCGGTTCCCTCCACGTTGGAGGAAGCGCTTCGCATCCTGACCAGCAAGCCGAATGGCTAG